GTATGTTGTACCAGCGCGCTGACGATTATTGGCTGTTCAAATTCAACCATGAAAAACAAAGGCAGTTGCAGAGTTGCCTTATTCACGAAGAAAATAGCAATATATGGTGTTCATGAGTCTGGAGCACACGCAGAAGAATATACAATATAAAAAACACTGAAAACCCTTCAGCTAAAGTGTTCCTGAATCTTCGATGGCGATTGTGTTATACAGAGACCCGTCACTGCCGAATGAGTTCTCCAGAAAGCCATTTCCATCGAGATGGCTGACGTCTCCACACCTCTCAAGGATCCACCGCCCCGTGACGCCGGAGACACGGAAAATGTTCAATGAAGTGTTGGGAATGTTTCGACGACTGGAGCTGTTAGGTGGATCGGTGTGCCTGCACAACTCTAGTATGGCTGCAAGGTGGGTGACCACCACAACTCTCTCCCCTGTCCACATAGTAGCCGCATTATTAGTGTAGAATCAAATGTTTCAGAGTTGAGAATTGCCATGAGCGTGTATTTACAAGCAGCAGCGCAATGTgagataaaaagttcagatttGTTTAGCCTCTTTTAAACTTCCATGTAGTGTTGTTACCCATAAGGATTTGGGAAATGAAAGGAAGATTAAGAATGAGGCTTGCAGATTACCAGTGTGTTCTTGGGCAATCTTATTCAAGCAAGAGACACAGCACTCATTTAACTGATTTAGGCTTTCTCCACCACCCTGAACATCAATACAAAGTGTAGATAAGCTCTTCGGAGCGAATTTCATAATTATATGGGTTTATCATCGATCCAATTAAGTAGCTAAAGTAAACTTGTCCTATTTTCAacatcttcttgaaagttgtAACTAGCAATAATAGGTTCAAAATATTTGTATAGCTATTCAAATGGTAAAATTCAAGATCTTAGTAAGTTAAATGGTTCCAACATTGTAGCGCTTTAGAATTTGCCGGTTACCATTTCAATTTGGACAAATTAAGATGTGAATTTATCGGTACTTCTTGGTTTCTGCTGTCATGATCAGAGCCCTCAGTAATTTTAAAAATGTCAAAGCCTCTGAAAACATCTGATTTTTTATTTACAACATCATCCCACATCAAGCCTTGGAAATATCCCATATACATTTCTCTCAGTGCCTCAGTCAGCACCAACTgaaaaaataaacatttgaGAAAAGGGACATATAGAATGCACAATGCACTTATTCCattttgttttagaaaaaaAGAACAGAATGGCCTTACATTTGTTACACCACAAACTTTTGCTATAATTTCTGCAGTCTCAGCAGCACGCTTCAAATCAGAAGAGTATATGACAGCTGGTTTGGCTTCTTTTGATAGCCGATGAGCCACCTTTTCACAagattttttacaaaaaagaaaaatgtcaATGCTAGACATGGAACTGCAAACAATAGTCAGTTCTGAATTGTTTGCGCAAATGAACCATATCGTAAGGGCTTGCTGTCTACCAATCTCATTTAGCTTTGGGTCCAATTGTCCCTGTTGAAGGATTTTGATTTCTGTCAGTACAATAATTTTCTTTTTCGTAAAAAAAAGACAGCTAATGGAAGAATGGCTACAAGGAGCTCCAAAATCTAGCATTTTGAGAAGTGGATATGAATATATTGCTGCAGTTTAATGCAAAAGATTTGGCATCATTTTCCAGCTTCAAAAAAATCAACCAGCTAATATTCTACATTCAAGTAACAAAAAATCTCACAAATTACATGCATGGCTGATTTATAAGGCCAAGGTAGTATCACTGGATTATCCATTCATCGTCTTGTAGGTAAATATGGATGCTAGAGATATTGTTTTCTTATTAGGGATAGAAGGTCGATTTTCTAGTTAGATACAGATATTACAAAAGAGACATTGTGGTAGTTAAATATTAAAACTTTGGAGTGTATATGGAAGCGGGCGGGGCGACAAGCCTGAGGCGCCGGGCGTGAGAGGCGCGGCCCTTTGCAGAGGGGCTGGCGGAGCAGGTGCGGCAGGGCCTGGGGGCGGTGCACGGCGGCAGGTGCGGTCGTGCGGAAGCGGGTGGCGCTGGGGTTGATGAGTGAGGAGGTGGCCTAAGGTTTGGTTTGGTTGACGCGAGTTGGGCCTATTCGACCACAAAATTGGGTTTCTAAAGGCTGTAATGTAGATGGAAAGTTTTTCGTACGCATAGCTCATTAGGCGTGCTATCAGCTCGTGAGCTGGCTCGAACTTGCTCGTTACGCTAACAAGCACAAAGTCCTGCTCTGCTGTTAAGAATTGgatcgagccgagccgagctggctGCGAGTTAACGAGCCACAAGCAATTTTTTTAGTCCTATTATAAGGTAGTTAAATATCAAAACTTTAGAGTGTAATTTGATTGAAGAGATGGATGGCAGATCAAAACATGCATAAATAAATGCATTAGCATTTGAAGGATGGACAAATTGCATGCAACCAATCATATTGAAGTCTGCCTGTTCCGGAAACAGAGCAGACTGCAAAACACTACGTGAAAACCTCAAATAGGTAACACGGCATTGGTAACGGGCGCTAAAAGCCCGTTACAGAGAAGGACATCTGTAACGGGCGCAGAACAACGAGTGTTACCAATAATCCTGGCATGCCCAAGCCCGGCCACGCCACCACAACGCCCGTTACTGATAAGTAACATTGGTAACGGGAGTTTAGTGCGACCGTTACTTAGCTTCAGCCCGTAACGGTTCTTAAATACAACCATTACTACTAATGTCATAATCCGTAACGGTCCCTTAATGTCCTTTACTAAAAATACAAATAACCGTAACGATTGGGTAATGACCGTTACGAATATCTCAATTACGAGTAACGGACTTTAATGCCCGTTACCGATATTCCATTCTGGTAACGTGAGTGAGTGACCGTTACGTATACACACTTGAAGCCCGTTACTGGTACTGTTGAAATAATTGAGGGGAgcactatagcatcactgtagcagcgtcttcttcctcatcctcccGCTGCGAGAGGCTACGGCAGACGGCGGGCTTCCAGCCGGCGCTTCCGGCGTCGGCGGTCCTGCGCCGCTGCGACTGCCGCCACTGCGCGCCCCTCCACCTCCTGCACCACCCTCAATCGCGGCTCTAGCACCCTCCGGCTGCACTTGCCACCCTCATCATGGCCGCCGGTCCCGTCGGCTGTCGTCGCTCCAGCACCCtcccggcggcggagagcgTCCTCCCGGCGCTGCTGCAGCCATAATTCCCCTTTGCTCCGGTCCTTCGCCGCCGCGATCGCCGCCTCCTTCGTCTGTGCGCGCCTCCACCTTAATTCGTCTGTCACTCCGGTGCCTCTGCTCGCCGCTCTGCACGAGCACGCCTCCACCTTCGTCTGTCACTCTGGTGCCTTCTGCAGCGCAGCAGCTTGCTTTAGTCGTCGTCACCGCAGTAGCTCCGTTCGTCGACCATCGTTGCTGTCTCCACCCTCAGTGTCCTCATCAAGGTATGGACTTTGCCCCTCCTAATTAGTAGGCATCTCTAGTaggaaaaaataggaaaattctTGATTAGATTCTGATAATAATACTATGCAAATGCTACATGGTGataattatcatatttttgttGTAATATTGAGGAAAATTGGAACAATTATCATCATGGTGAAAATGCTAATGGACAATTCTTGTTTCGACTGAATCAAAGAAACTTGGAACAAATATTGAGGAAGAATGATAATATTTTTGTTGTAAAGCTACCCAGCACCACAATTCTCGTGTGTAATCTACATGGTGATATTACTATGAAAATGCATGCTATCCCTTCTCCTCTTGATATTAGATTATGATGATATATTAtttgtttcaaaatatttttttttgttgaactTGTAGATGGCAGCTGATCGGACTTGGATGTATAGACAGCCCCGAGTTTGGGAGACATTCCTAAGTGGGGTCAATGGTTTTCTAGCTCAAGCAGAGGCAGACATGAGAGATCGGGGTGTCCCCACAATGTGTTGCTCCTGTGTTGATtgtctcaaccagaagaagtttGGACAACGGGACAacatttttcatcatttgatcaCACGTGGATTCAAAGAGAATTACACGTGTTGGAACCAGTATGGTGAGGAAGGGCTTAATGAGGTTGAAGAAGGATGCCTTAACAAAGGCGAATCGCGACACCATGCTGAAGGGGCACATTGACGCCATGCTGAAGCCCTTAACGAAGGTGAAACGAGTGCCTATTGACTTAACTCATTGATTTCTCATTGTTAATGGCTTAACTCATTGATTTGTCATTATTATAGGGGAAGAAGAATGTGGCAACAACTTTGAGGAATATGAAGCATTCCCACCCAGCGTGATGAGTCCTGAGGATATGACTGACCAAGATGTTACAGGTTTCAACGATGATGATTTGCTGTCTCGTGTGGACAATGTTGATCAAATGTTGAGTTTCAGGGTGTGTacactgttggcgctccttaagtatctattttatcccctgtttaactttgataatggcatgaatttaatatcaaaatcactaaccatcctaacctcggcccaattattggtcgttttcacgtttgcacatatattttggagggtacttcgtttttgcaggtttttgaccaattttggagcatgaaatggcgaggcctacgatcacgcgatgacacgaagaatgacgaaggccaaagcccgaacaaaggatcgaaggccatgatgttTAGAGGCCTGTTCATGcatatccaccctccaatgaagcccaaaagacaaagcccacaagataagatcaagatacttcggggctaagcaaagcaaagagatatttaaggaagcattttccatcctatccttctcctcgaagaaatctcgaagataacgacgtctaaaggggtgcaatcgtgaaagacataaactctagaagattccaggaggcttggggagaaagttgagcacgagccggcgaaggaaagtgccaggccggccggcccaggccttttttaggtcggttcgacctcccctttgaccgagggttccctgaggctatttaaagacccctccccaaggttcacagagagatcaattcgggagacgacgccaaggagcagagaagatagagggacacctctcggagagccgagggtcgtgctagttgtctagggtttgccctagacGACGTgagaaccttgcaaggaagaccacgtcggagttctggagctaggatcatcaagatcaaggtagggccccggttgtgatcttgtgatgtacaatcattcatggtgaagttatttgtgtttccgaatgtttagcgaccatgttctcctctttcaatttcgttcttttctttgggtttgcttcatcctaaatctattatcgagatagatcgcttagcatgatcttgtagtcatggtggctagaggttcatggcggaactaccaaagggggttcgacttgcttcagggtatctttgttgaaaggggtggcatcgtgacaggtcgttgccactaagtaggtggggtatcgagggattggattggagattttgggtttaaagaggcttttcattgagattcacatctatcttacttcactttatctagctggaactacaacatatgcatgatctaggtgatctagattggttatctctaactttctcttgctactttcggtgtttgtcgtgtttttagtagattagattcgttttcaccatctcacacaaagaaatttctatgctagtagattgtttcttgtctctttggttccgtggattgataaaccttgggggaatactctaagggaaaagctacacaaaaccgtgcgcttgcggtatataaatcgggggcgctaaggagcgtcaacaagcttttctggcgccattgccggggaaccatcgatttaagatccaatcttacttgcattcgtaaatatttctttttcttgatttttctttttgacttttttagatctcttatttttctgagctaactaaaaaaacagatctattccacgaaaatcaatctaatctagattttgctttatttttcttttatgttttagatcttgtatattcatcttttagatctcgtatatattttttcttttttcactaacccctaacaggagatggacgggagcctctccaacaaacccgaaatttttgtggatgatccagaaaaaatttacaggcaaaggagacgagaagcacgatcaaagaagccggaactagtagatccaaaagttgaagccgacgattcatcgtcttcaccccaagcaactccaccaacaagtccaaaggaggcgccacttcaccaagggatggcgctaccggagccggagcgtacgatcggagagctatgcactccggacattcgggacttgccgatccaaaatctcgacaacatcggagttccgttcgagatcaagactt
This genomic interval from Panicum virgatum strain AP13 chromosome 8K, P.virgatum_v5, whole genome shotgun sequence contains the following:
- the LOC120646486 gene encoding phosphoglycerate mutase-like protein 4; the encoded protein is MPAALGCRSGQRCGFFLKAAMNYGRTSGEHPPSRLRLWQRLRLAGAAATHRAMSPDPAVVPSGDEEFTEVVVVRHGETSTNASCIIQGQLDPKLNEIGRQQALTIWFICVAHRLSKEAKPAVIYSSDLKRAAETAEIIAKVCGVTNLVLTEALREMYMGYFQGLMWDDVVNKKSDVFRGFDIFKITEGSDHDSRNQEVPGGGESLNQLNECCVSCLNKIAQEHTGERVVVVTHLAAILELCRHTDPPNSSSRRNIPNTSLNIFRVSGVTGRWILERCGDVSHLDGNGFLENSFGSDGSLYNTIAIEDSGTL